In Toxotes jaculatrix isolate fToxJac2 chromosome 12, fToxJac2.pri, whole genome shotgun sequence, the following are encoded in one genomic region:
- the LOC121190453 gene encoding beta-2 adrenergic receptor-like isoform X2 codes for MDSVSTVSAPANQSQLSNSSLDSNLSGSSLEHSNPVVVLLGVAMALLILAIVFGNVLVITAILRFQRLQTVTNLFIASLAVADLIMGLVVVPFSSSNILLNRWQFGNSMCQFWTATDVLCVTASIETLCVIALDRYLAITSPLRYPVLLTRGRALVVILGVWAVASFISFLPIYREWWVSQEVEAQACLRNEQCCEFNTTAAYAVCSSIVSFYLPLVVMIFVYSRVFQEAQKQLEKIRGRERHLYHLHYSAQLDYCNDSPAMNKLRAGTEAGGQAGEEKLNMQKTEGMDSGKEEKGEENRGRTERGEGKHFATKRLKFSLKEHKAVKTLGIIMGTFTLCWLPFFVLNIMTFLPLGDIKLLFRLLNWLGYSNSAFNPLIYCRSPDFRHAFQEILSLRGKGGDWGGRRGWGWCRERDCYSKPPGRTNRDSGLTNARGLTVQQSSGWEGSLESSIRDSPLTLASPTSRCEQVLEVAPGSLTNWQAHSSANGSYKENMASIA; via the exons ATGGATTCTGTGAGTACTGTGTCAGCACCGGCTaaccaatcacagctcagcaACTCCTCACTGGACTCTAATTTGTCGGGGAGCTCTTTGGAGCATTCCAATCCAGTGGTCGTGCTGCTGGGTGTTGCAATGGCCCTTCTGATTCTGGCCATAGTTTTTG GTAATGTCCTGGTGATTACAGCCATCCTGCGGTTCCAGCGGCTCCAGACAGTCACCAACCTCTTCATTGCCTCTCTGGCAGTTGCTGATCTCATCATGGGTTTGGTTGTGGTGCCCTTTAGCTCCAGCAACATCCTGCTGAACCGCTGGCAGTTTGGAAATTCCATGTGTCAGTTCTGGACAGCAACTGACGTGCTGTGTGTGACAGCCAGTatagaaacactgtgtgtgattGCTCTGGACCGCTACCTCGCCATCACCTCGCCACTCCGATACCCAGTGCTGCTCACCAG GGGTCGGGCCTTGGTGGTGATCCTCGGGGTTTGGGCAGTGGCCTCCTTCATCTCCTTTCTTCCCATCTATCGAGAGTGGTGGGTGTCGCAGGAAGTGGAAGCTCAGGCCTGCTTGCGCAACGAGCAGTGCTGTGAGTTCAACACCACTGCGGCATATGCTGTGTGTTCCTCAATTGTGTCATTCTACCTGCCGCTGGTGGTGATGATCTTCGTGTACAGCCGGGTTTTCCAGGAGGCCCagaaacagctggagaaaatcagagggagagagagacatttaTATCACTTGCATTACTCTGCACAGCTGGATTATTGCAATGATAGTCCTGCAATGAACAAGCTCAGGGCAGGAACCGAGGCGGGAGGAcaagcaggagaggagaaactGAACATGCAGAAAACAGAAGGTATGGACAGTGgtaaagaagaaaagggagaagagaacagaggaaggacagaaagagggGAAGGAAAACATTTTGCCACAAAGCGTCTAAAATTCTCTCTTAAGGAACACAAGGCTGTGAAGACGCTAGGGATTATCATGGGAACCTTCACACTGTGTTGGCTGCCCTTCTTCGTTCTCAACATCATGACCTTCCTCCCCTTGGGTGACATTAAGCTGCTCTTCAGACTCCTCAACTGGTTAGGATACTCCAATTCAGCCTTCAACCCGCTCATCTACTGCCGCAGCCCTGACTTCAGACACGCCTTTCAGGAAATACTCAGTTTGAGGGGCAAGGGGGGAGactggggagggaggagaggatggggaTGGTGCAGGGAGAGAGATTGTTACTCTAAGCCCCCAGGTAGGACGAATAGGGACTCAGGCCTGACTAATGCTAGGGGGCTGACTGTTCAGCAGAGCTCAGGGTGGGAGGGCAGTCTGGAGAGCTCTATCCGAGACAGCCCGCTCACTCTGGCTTCTCCGACCTCTCGCTGTGAACAGGTTTTAGAAGTAGCTCCAGGTTCTCTTACAAACTGGCAGGCTCACAGTTCTGCCAATGGGAGCTATAAGGAAAATATGGCTTCTATTGCTTGA
- the LOC121190453 gene encoding beta-2 adrenergic receptor-like isoform X1: MLFCVLCLQIMDSVSTVSAPANQSQLSNSSLDSNLSGSSLEHSNPVVVLLGVAMALLILAIVFGNVLVITAILRFQRLQTVTNLFIASLAVADLIMGLVVVPFSSSNILLNRWQFGNSMCQFWTATDVLCVTASIETLCVIALDRYLAITSPLRYPVLLTRGRALVVILGVWAVASFISFLPIYREWWVSQEVEAQACLRNEQCCEFNTTAAYAVCSSIVSFYLPLVVMIFVYSRVFQEAQKQLEKIRGRERHLYHLHYSAQLDYCNDSPAMNKLRAGTEAGGQAGEEKLNMQKTEGMDSGKEEKGEENRGRTERGEGKHFATKRLKFSLKEHKAVKTLGIIMGTFTLCWLPFFVLNIMTFLPLGDIKLLFRLLNWLGYSNSAFNPLIYCRSPDFRHAFQEILSLRGKGGDWGGRRGWGWCRERDCYSKPPGRTNRDSGLTNARGLTVQQSSGWEGSLESSIRDSPLTLASPTSRCEQVLEVAPGSLTNWQAHSSANGSYKENMASIA, encoded by the exons ATGTTGTTCTGCGTGTTATGCCTGCAGATCATGGATTCTGTGAGTACTGTGTCAGCACCGGCTaaccaatcacagctcagcaACTCCTCACTGGACTCTAATTTGTCGGGGAGCTCTTTGGAGCATTCCAATCCAGTGGTCGTGCTGCTGGGTGTTGCAATGGCCCTTCTGATTCTGGCCATAGTTTTTG GTAATGTCCTGGTGATTACAGCCATCCTGCGGTTCCAGCGGCTCCAGACAGTCACCAACCTCTTCATTGCCTCTCTGGCAGTTGCTGATCTCATCATGGGTTTGGTTGTGGTGCCCTTTAGCTCCAGCAACATCCTGCTGAACCGCTGGCAGTTTGGAAATTCCATGTGTCAGTTCTGGACAGCAACTGACGTGCTGTGTGTGACAGCCAGTatagaaacactgtgtgtgattGCTCTGGACCGCTACCTCGCCATCACCTCGCCACTCCGATACCCAGTGCTGCTCACCAG GGGTCGGGCCTTGGTGGTGATCCTCGGGGTTTGGGCAGTGGCCTCCTTCATCTCCTTTCTTCCCATCTATCGAGAGTGGTGGGTGTCGCAGGAAGTGGAAGCTCAGGCCTGCTTGCGCAACGAGCAGTGCTGTGAGTTCAACACCACTGCGGCATATGCTGTGTGTTCCTCAATTGTGTCATTCTACCTGCCGCTGGTGGTGATGATCTTCGTGTACAGCCGGGTTTTCCAGGAGGCCCagaaacagctggagaaaatcagagggagagagagacatttaTATCACTTGCATTACTCTGCACAGCTGGATTATTGCAATGATAGTCCTGCAATGAACAAGCTCAGGGCAGGAACCGAGGCGGGAGGAcaagcaggagaggagaaactGAACATGCAGAAAACAGAAGGTATGGACAGTGgtaaagaagaaaagggagaagagaacagaggaaggacagaaagagggGAAGGAAAACATTTTGCCACAAAGCGTCTAAAATTCTCTCTTAAGGAACACAAGGCTGTGAAGACGCTAGGGATTATCATGGGAACCTTCACACTGTGTTGGCTGCCCTTCTTCGTTCTCAACATCATGACCTTCCTCCCCTTGGGTGACATTAAGCTGCTCTTCAGACTCCTCAACTGGTTAGGATACTCCAATTCAGCCTTCAACCCGCTCATCTACTGCCGCAGCCCTGACTTCAGACACGCCTTTCAGGAAATACTCAGTTTGAGGGGCAAGGGGGGAGactggggagggaggagaggatggggaTGGTGCAGGGAGAGAGATTGTTACTCTAAGCCCCCAGGTAGGACGAATAGGGACTCAGGCCTGACTAATGCTAGGGGGCTGACTGTTCAGCAGAGCTCAGGGTGGGAGGGCAGTCTGGAGAGCTCTATCCGAGACAGCCCGCTCACTCTGGCTTCTCCGACCTCTCGCTGTGAACAGGTTTTAGAAGTAGCTCCAGGTTCTCTTACAAACTGGCAGGCTCACAGTTCTGCCAATGGGAGCTATAAGGAAAATATGGCTTCTATTGCTTGA